The Candidatus Eisenbacteria bacterium genome window below encodes:
- a CDS encoding efflux RND transporter periplasmic adaptor subunit: MNTIRLVLLAMSLALVTGCGKPADSTPSNPDARTAAAFDSGRPYCGEHDLYEDECGICHPERASALAPGEGLKIRFASAESCEQAGIASAPPEVRPMRDGVECYATIEFNGNLLAEIVAPVAGVLREVEADLGDRVARGRVLAALGSAEFAEAAANARLAEQTLARERTLRASGVSSEKELQEAEAAYLAAARRLEALGLDEPSSDGALLAVRAPFAGEIVARSAVRGARVEAGKPLFTLADRSTMWAEIHIPEKHLARVRLGQEVEITLEAVPERVFTGALVWIAAEVDDRTRMARARAEIADPDGLLRARMFARARVLAGGADPVVAVPREAVQWIDGRPFVFVKSEEDLLEARSVRLGAAEDGLVAVAEGLGAEEPVVVQGAFLAKSQLLLSRLGAGCVED; the protein is encoded by the coding sequence CGGGTGCGGGAAGCCGGCCGATTCGACGCCGTCGAACCCGGATGCGCGGACGGCCGCCGCGTTCGATTCGGGGCGGCCCTACTGCGGAGAGCACGACCTCTACGAGGACGAATGCGGCATCTGTCACCCCGAGCGGGCCAGTGCGCTCGCGCCTGGCGAGGGCCTCAAGATCCGGTTCGCCTCCGCCGAATCCTGCGAGCAAGCGGGGATCGCGTCCGCTCCGCCCGAGGTCCGGCCGATGCGGGACGGCGTCGAGTGTTATGCCACGATCGAGTTCAACGGGAACCTTCTCGCCGAGATCGTCGCGCCGGTCGCGGGCGTTCTCCGGGAGGTCGAAGCGGACCTTGGCGACCGCGTCGCGCGCGGCCGGGTTCTCGCTGCGCTCGGGTCGGCCGAGTTCGCCGAAGCCGCGGCGAACGCGCGCCTCGCCGAGCAGACGCTCGCGCGCGAACGAACGCTCCGCGCGAGCGGGGTCAGCTCCGAGAAGGAGCTTCAGGAAGCGGAGGCAGCCTACCTCGCCGCCGCTCGGAGGCTCGAAGCGCTCGGTCTCGACGAACCGTCCTCGGACGGCGCCCTTCTCGCCGTGCGCGCGCCGTTCGCAGGCGAGATCGTCGCGAGAAGCGCGGTGCGCGGCGCGCGGGTCGAAGCGGGGAAGCCGCTCTTCACGCTGGCGGACCGCTCGACGATGTGGGCCGAGATCCACATCCCCGAGAAGCACCTCGCTCGTGTTCGCCTGGGGCAGGAAGTCGAGATCACTCTCGAGGCGGTGCCCGAGCGCGTTTTCACCGGCGCGCTCGTGTGGATCGCCGCGGAAGTGGACGATCGGACGCGGATGGCGCGCGCTCGGGCCGAGATCGCGGATCCGGACGGTTTGCTCCGCGCGCGGATGTTCGCCCGCGCCCGCGTTCTCGCCGGCGGCGCGGATCCGGTCGTGGCCGTGCCGCGAGAGGCCGTTCAGTGGATCGACGGGCGGCCGTTCGTCTTCGTGAAGAGCGAAGAGGATCTCCTCGAGGCGCGCTCCGTCCGTCTCGGCGCGGCCGAGGACGGCCTCGTGGCGGTCGCCGAGGGCCTCGGCGCGGAGGAGCCGGTGGTCGTCCAAGGCGCGTTCCTCGCGAAGTCGCAGCTCCTCCTCTCGCGGCTCGGCGCGGGCTGCGTGGAGGACTAG